From a single Silene latifolia isolate original U9 population chromosome 6, ASM4854445v1, whole genome shotgun sequence genomic region:
- the LOC141586805 gene encoding alpha-1,3-mannosyl-glycoprotein 2-beta-N-acetylglucosaminyltransferase-like isoform X6 has product MYKCRCVRERPSKVDRENRGTSGSYRCHGFVGMVCNRVDYLEITIKLILKYDSNAASKYALFIFQDGPDPNVKNKALTFDQMTYMQHVDHEAIQGRLGELIVYYKIARRFHEVWFTFLLNTGQAEKVIKVIEKRL; this is encoded by the exons ATGTACAAGTGCCGGTGCGTGAG GGAAAGGCCATCAAAAGTTGACCGAGAAAATAGAG GTACCAGTGGCAGCTATCGTTGTCATGGCTTCGTTGGCATGGTCTGCAATCGTGTTGATTACCttgaaataacaattaaattgatttTAAA ATATGATAGCAACGCTGCATCAAAGTATGCGCTCTTTATATTTCAG GATGGACCAGACCCAAATGTAAAAAACAAGGCACTTACTTTTGACCAGATGACTTATATGCAG CATGTGGATCACGAAGCTATTCAGGGGAGGCTTGGGGAGTTGATTGTTTACTATAAAATTGCACGTAGGTTCCATGAAGTATGGTTTACTTTCCTACTGAACACCGGGCAAGCTGAAAAAG TGATCAAGGTCATTGAGAAACGACTTTAA
- the LOC141586805 gene encoding uncharacterized protein LOC141586805 isoform X7: MYKCRCVRYDSNAASKYALFIFQILQDGPDPNVKNKALTFDQMTYMQHVDHEAIQGRLGELIVYYKIARRFHEVWFTFLLNTGQAEKGSTSCLTAIDYSLIRLLPFNNTTCVLLVVIKVIEKRL, encoded by the exons ATGTACAAGTGCCGGTGCGTGAG ATATGATAGCAACGCTGCATCAAAGTATGCGCTCTTTATATTTCAG ATATTGCAGGATGGACCAGACCCAAATGTAAAAAACAAGGCACTTACTTTTGACCAGATGACTTATATGCAG CATGTGGATCACGAAGCTATTCAGGGGAGGCTTGGGGAGTTGATTGTTTACTATAAAATTGCACGTAGGTTCCATGAAGTATGGTTTACTTTCCTACTGAACACCGGGCAAGCTGAAAAAGGTTCAACTTCATGCTTAACAGCAATCGATTATTCTTTAATCAGATTATTACCTTTCAATAACACGACATGTGTGCTATTGGTAGTGATCAAGGTCATTGAGAAACGACTTTAA
- the LOC141586805 gene encoding alpha-1,3-mannosyl-glycoprotein 2-beta-N-acetylglucosaminyltransferase-like isoform X3 gives MLKPIGTSGSYRCHGFVGMVCNRVDYLEITIKLILKYDSNAASKYALFIFQILQDGPDPNVKNKALTFDQMTYMQHVDHEAIQGRLGELIVYYKIARRFHEVWFTFLLNTGQAEKGSTSCLTAIDYSLIRLLPFNNTTCVLLVVIKVIEKRL, from the exons ATGTTGAAACCAATAGGTACCAGTGGCAGCTATCGTTGTCATGGCTTCGTTGGCATGGTCTGCAATCGTGTTGATTACCttgaaataacaattaaattgatttTAAA ATATGATAGCAACGCTGCATCAAAGTATGCGCTCTTTATATTTCAG ATATTGCAGGATGGACCAGACCCAAATGTAAAAAACAAGGCACTTACTTTTGACCAGATGACTTATATGCAG CATGTGGATCACGAAGCTATTCAGGGGAGGCTTGGGGAGTTGATTGTTTACTATAAAATTGCACGTAGGTTCCATGAAGTATGGTTTACTTTCCTACTGAACACCGGGCAAGCTGAAAAAGGTTCAACTTCATGCTTAACAGCAATCGATTATTCTTTAATCAGATTATTACCTTTCAATAACACGACATGTGTGCTATTGGTAGTGATCAAGGTCATTGAGAAACGACTTTAA
- the LOC141586805 gene encoding alpha-1,3-mannosyl-glycoprotein 2-beta-N-acetylglucosaminyltransferase-like isoform X4 gives MYKCRCVRERPSKVDRENRGTSGSYRCHGFVGMVCNRVDYLEITIKLILKYDSNAASKYALFIFQILQDGPDPNVKNKALTFDQMTYMQHVDHEAIQGRLGELIVYYKIARRFHEVWFTFLLNTGQAEKVIKVIEKRL, from the exons ATGTACAAGTGCCGGTGCGTGAG GGAAAGGCCATCAAAAGTTGACCGAGAAAATAGAG GTACCAGTGGCAGCTATCGTTGTCATGGCTTCGTTGGCATGGTCTGCAATCGTGTTGATTACCttgaaataacaattaaattgatttTAAA ATATGATAGCAACGCTGCATCAAAGTATGCGCTCTTTATATTTCAG ATATTGCAGGATGGACCAGACCCAAATGTAAAAAACAAGGCACTTACTTTTGACCAGATGACTTATATGCAG CATGTGGATCACGAAGCTATTCAGGGGAGGCTTGGGGAGTTGATTGTTTACTATAAAATTGCACGTAGGTTCCATGAAGTATGGTTTACTTTCCTACTGAACACCGGGCAAGCTGAAAAAG TGATCAAGGTCATTGAGAAACGACTTTAA
- the LOC141586805 gene encoding alpha-1,3-mannosyl-glycoprotein 2-beta-N-acetylglucosaminyltransferase-like isoform X5 translates to MYKCRCVRERPSKVDRENRGTSGSYRCHGFVGMVCNRVDYLEITIKLILKYDSNAASKYALFIFQILQDGPDPNVKNKALTFDQMTYMQHVDHEAIQGRLGELIVYYKIARRFHEVWFTFLLNTGQAEKDPTIQGHH, encoded by the exons ATGTACAAGTGCCGGTGCGTGAG GGAAAGGCCATCAAAAGTTGACCGAGAAAATAGAG GTACCAGTGGCAGCTATCGTTGTCATGGCTTCGTTGGCATGGTCTGCAATCGTGTTGATTACCttgaaataacaattaaattgatttTAAA ATATGATAGCAACGCTGCATCAAAGTATGCGCTCTTTATATTTCAG ATATTGCAGGATGGACCAGACCCAAATGTAAAAAACAAGGCACTTACTTTTGACCAGATGACTTATATGCAG CATGTGGATCACGAAGCTATTCAGGGGAGGCTTGGGGAGTTGATTGTTTACTATAAAATTGCACGTAGGTTCCATGAAGTATGGTTTACTTTCCTACTGAACACCGGGCAAGCTGAAAAAG ATCCAACTATCCAAGGACACCATTGA
- the LOC141586805 gene encoding uncharacterized protein LOC141586805 isoform X1 produces MYKCRCVRERPSKVDRENRGTSGSYRCHGFVGMVCNRVDYLEITIKLILKYDSNAASKYALFIFQILQDGPDPNVKNKALTFDQMTYMQHVDHEAIQGRLGELIVYYKIARRFHEVWFTFLLNTGQAEKGSTSCLTAIDYSLIRLLPFNNTTCVLLVVIKVIEKRL; encoded by the exons ATGTACAAGTGCCGGTGCGTGAG GGAAAGGCCATCAAAAGTTGACCGAGAAAATAGAG GTACCAGTGGCAGCTATCGTTGTCATGGCTTCGTTGGCATGGTCTGCAATCGTGTTGATTACCttgaaataacaattaaattgatttTAAA ATATGATAGCAACGCTGCATCAAAGTATGCGCTCTTTATATTTCAG ATATTGCAGGATGGACCAGACCCAAATGTAAAAAACAAGGCACTTACTTTTGACCAGATGACTTATATGCAG CATGTGGATCACGAAGCTATTCAGGGGAGGCTTGGGGAGTTGATTGTTTACTATAAAATTGCACGTAGGTTCCATGAAGTATGGTTTACTTTCCTACTGAACACCGGGCAAGCTGAAAAAGGTTCAACTTCATGCTTAACAGCAATCGATTATTCTTTAATCAGATTATTACCTTTCAATAACACGACATGTGTGCTATTGGTAGTGATCAAGGTCATTGAGAAACGACTTTAA
- the LOC141586805 gene encoding uncharacterized protein LOC141586805 isoform X2: MYKCRCVRERPSKVDRENRGTSGSYRCHGFVGMVCNRVDYLEITIKLILKYDSNAASKYALFIFQDGPDPNVKNKALTFDQMTYMQHVDHEAIQGRLGELIVYYKIARRFHEVWFTFLLNTGQAEKGSTSCLTAIDYSLIRLLPFNNTTCVLLVVIKVIEKRL; encoded by the exons ATGTACAAGTGCCGGTGCGTGAG GGAAAGGCCATCAAAAGTTGACCGAGAAAATAGAG GTACCAGTGGCAGCTATCGTTGTCATGGCTTCGTTGGCATGGTCTGCAATCGTGTTGATTACCttgaaataacaattaaattgatttTAAA ATATGATAGCAACGCTGCATCAAAGTATGCGCTCTTTATATTTCAG GATGGACCAGACCCAAATGTAAAAAACAAGGCACTTACTTTTGACCAGATGACTTATATGCAG CATGTGGATCACGAAGCTATTCAGGGGAGGCTTGGGGAGTTGATTGTTTACTATAAAATTGCACGTAGGTTCCATGAAGTATGGTTTACTTTCCTACTGAACACCGGGCAAGCTGAAAAAGGTTCAACTTCATGCTTAACAGCAATCGATTATTCTTTAATCAGATTATTACCTTTCAATAACACGACATGTGTGCTATTGGTAGTGATCAAGGTCATTGAGAAACGACTTTAA
- the LOC141588113 gene encoding uncharacterized protein LOC141588113, whose product MVETQLAQIAQQVSQSVKSQGQFPGNTEANPKGQMNALTLRNGKVLEETTNPKSIVVEDEAIVIEDEDKALEEIVVEKKQAYEKEASLTPPRVYIPPVPFPQRLAKAKLEQKYGKCLDILKRMHINIPFLEAIFEIPSYGKFLKELLSSKKKLGASTTINLPKECSAILLNKLPQKLDDPGSFSIPCSIGGIYIQRALYDLGASVSLMPLSIFKRLQMTDLKPTRVSLQLVHRSVKFPLGVIEDVPLAIGKLVIPCDFLVMDISEDTQVPIILGRPCLATAGAMIDVRSGKLLLQVGVDKVDFELSETMGGPSMSDSSYRVDVLEEYLSEPSLERTSSDKLQDCLTNIDSEDVELLAYAWLLLGSSVGQKNLDFTDIKMKTRTRTIFHNQLQNLPNQQGIANNSAIIQVPSLHTQVERVPDLTNQRM is encoded by the coding sequence ATGGTAGAAACTCAACTTGCTCAAATAGCCCAACAAGTAAGTCAATCTGTGAAATCTCAAGGTCAGTTCCCGGGAAACACTGAAGCTAATCCAAAAGGTCAGATGAATGCTTTAACCCTAAGGAACGGGAAGGTACTTGAAGAGACTACTAATCCTAAGAGcattgttgttgaagatgaagctATTGTGATCGAGGATGAAGACAAGGCGCTGGAGGAAATTGTAGTTGAAAAGAAGCAAGCTTATGAGAAGGAAGCTTCGTTAACTCCACCTAGAGTATATATACCGCCTGTACCTTTTCCTCAAAGGTTAGCCAAGGCAAAATTAGAGCAAAAGTACGGAAAATGTCTAGATATCCTAAAACGAATGCACATTAATATTCCCTTTTTGGAGGCTATTTTTGAAATCCCATCTTATGGAAAATTTCTCAAGGAGCTGCTTTCTAGCAAAAAGAAACTTGGAGCCAGCACGACTATTAACTTGCCTAAGGAGTGTAGTGCCATACTCCTTAACAAGCTTCCTCAAAAGCTTGACGATCCTGgcagtttttcgatcccttgttcTATTGGAGGTATTTATATTCAACGTGCTTTGTATGATTTGGGGGCTAGTGTTAGCCTTATGCCTCTGTCGATTTTTAAGAGGTTGCAAATGACGGATCTAAAACCGACTAGAGTTTCACTGCAATTGGTTCATCGGTCAGTCAAATTTCCACTTGGGGTCATTGAAGATGTTCCCTTAGCTATTGGGAAACTTGTTATTCcatgtgatttccttgtcatggaCATATCTGAGGACACTCAAGTACCCATTATCTTGGGACGTCCATGTTTAGCCACTGCTGGAGCTATGATTGATGTGAGGAGTGGAAAGCTCTTATTGCAAGTTGGTGTAGACAAGGTAGATTTTGAGCTTAGCGAAACTATGGGCGGTCCTTCTATGAGTGATAGTAGCTACCGAGTTGATGTTTTAGAGGAGTACTTGTCTGAGCCCTCTTTGGAGCGTACATCGTCTGATAAACTACAAGATTGTCTCACCAACATTGATTCTGAGGATGTAGAGTTGTTAGCCTATGCTTGGCTGCTCCTAGGTTCTTCCGTAGGCCAAAAAAACCTCGATTTTACCGACATTAAGATGAAGACCCGAACGAGGACCATCTTCCATAATCAGCTCCAAAATCTTCCCAACCAACAAGGTATCGCCAACAAtagtgccatcatccaagtaccaagCCTGCATACTCAAGTCGAAAGAGTCCCTGATCTTACAAACCAACGGATGTAA
- the LOC141586805 gene encoding alpha-1,3-mannosyl-glycoprotein 2-beta-N-acetylglucosaminyltransferase-like isoform X8 produces the protein MLKPIGTSGSYRCHGFVGMVCNRVDYLEITIKLILKYDSNAASKYALFIFQDGPDPNVKNKALTFDQMTYMQHVDHEAIQGRLGELIVYYKIARRFHEVWFTFLLNTGQAEKVIKVIEKRL, from the exons ATGTTGAAACCAATAGGTACCAGTGGCAGCTATCGTTGTCATGGCTTCGTTGGCATGGTCTGCAATCGTGTTGATTACCttgaaataacaattaaattgatttTAAA ATATGATAGCAACGCTGCATCAAAGTATGCGCTCTTTATATTTCAG GATGGACCAGACCCAAATGTAAAAAACAAGGCACTTACTTTTGACCAGATGACTTATATGCAG CATGTGGATCACGAAGCTATTCAGGGGAGGCTTGGGGAGTTGATTGTTTACTATAAAATTGCACGTAGGTTCCATGAAGTATGGTTTACTTTCCTACTGAACACCGGGCAAGCTGAAAAAG TGATCAAGGTCATTGAGAAACGACTTTAA
- the LOC141586808 gene encoding F-box/kelch-repeat protein SKIP6-like: MADQPSSSSSSSSLTKDNHNQTLIPHLPNDVALQCIARVPRSHHPHLSLVSKQWRSTLQSPHLHSTRRTLFTTESFLYLNLRLFNPLNSSFSFKWYFLDPSTNFSASSQNTPYPPHIFPIYPCPSQTIGASYVTLDHLVYVIGGSIRDIPSNNMWVYDCLMNKWELGPKMRVGREFAASGVIDGKIYVLGGCLGDNWARSMNWAEVFDPKTGIWAPVKSPVEVREKWMHGSAVVGGRIYGMADRGGVVFEPGTEEWGPVSMELDLGWRGRAAVVDEVLYCYDYLGKVRGFDIGENVWKELRGVNDSKGCLPKFLCGATMANVGGRLFVVWEGKNGSGKDIEVWCAEIVVRKDDSGDLWGSVVWSNVIIVIPKGSSIVHCIGAQV, translated from the coding sequence ATGGCTGACCAAccctcatcttcatcttcatcatcaagtCTGACTAAAGACAACCACAACCAAACACTAATCCCACACCTCCCAAACGACGTCGCACTACAATGCATAGCAAGAGTACCTCGATCTCACCACCCTCACCTCTCCTTAGTCTCTAAACAATGGCGATCAACCCTTCAATCACCTCACCTCCATTCCACTCGCCGTACACTCTTCACCACCGAATCCTTCCTCTACCTTAATCTCCGTCTTTTCAATCCTCTTAACTCTTCCTTCTCTTTCAAATGGTACTTTCTCGACCCTTCTACAAACTTCTCAGCTTCTTCCCAAAATACCCCTTACCCACCTCATATTTTCCCGATTTACCCCTGCCCATCTCAAACAATTGGCGCTTCTTATGTTACTTTGGATCATTTGGTGTATGTGATTGGTGGGTCAATTAGGGATATTCCTTCTAATAATATGTGGGTTTATGATTGTTTGATGAATAAATGGGAATTGGGTCCTAAGATGAGGGTAGGAAGGGAATTTGCAGCTTCAGGGGTAATTGATGGCAAAATATATGTTTTAGGGGGTTGTTTGGGGGATAATTGGGCTAGGTCTATGAATTGGGCTGAGGTTTTTGATCCGAAAACCGGGATTTGGGCCCCGGTTAAGAGCCCGGTCGAGGTTAGGGAGAAATGGATGCACGGGAGTGCGGTGGTGGGTGGGAGGATTTATGGTATGGCTGATAGGGGAGGGGTGGTTTTTGAACCCGGGACTGAGGAGTGGGGACCTGTGTCAATGGAGTTGGATTTAGGGTGGCGTGGGCGAGCTGCCGTTGTAGATGAGGTGCTGTATTGTTATGATTATTTGGGGAAGGTTAGAGGGTTTGATATTGGGGAGAATGTGTGGAAAGAGTTGAGAGGGGTGAATGATAGTAAAGGGTGTTTGCCTAAGTTTTTGTGTGGTGCTACAATGGCTAATGTGGGTGGGAGGTTGTTTGTTGTGTGGGAAGGCAAGAATGGGAGTGGAAAGGACATTGAGGTCTGGTGCGCTGAGATTGTTGTTAGGAAGGATGATTCAGGGGATTTGTGGGGTTCCGTCGTTTGGTCTAATGTCATCATTGTGATTCCAAAGGGTTCCTCCATTGTGCATTGCATAGGTGCTCAGGTCTAA
- the LOC141586805 gene encoding alpha-1,3-mannosyl-glycoprotein 2-beta-N-acetylglucosaminyltransferase-like isoform X9, which produces MYKCRCVRYDSNAASKYALFIFQDGPDPNVKNKALTFDQMTYMQHVDHEAIQGRLGELIVYYKIARRFHEVWFTFLLNTGQAEKGSTSCLTAIDYSLIRLLPFNNTTCVLLVVIKVIEKRL; this is translated from the exons ATGTACAAGTGCCGGTGCGTGAG ATATGATAGCAACGCTGCATCAAAGTATGCGCTCTTTATATTTCAG GATGGACCAGACCCAAATGTAAAAAACAAGGCACTTACTTTTGACCAGATGACTTATATGCAG CATGTGGATCACGAAGCTATTCAGGGGAGGCTTGGGGAGTTGATTGTTTACTATAAAATTGCACGTAGGTTCCATGAAGTATGGTTTACTTTCCTACTGAACACCGGGCAAGCTGAAAAAGGTTCAACTTCATGCTTAACAGCAATCGATTATTCTTTAATCAGATTATTACCTTTCAATAACACGACATGTGTGCTATTGGTAGTGATCAAGGTCATTGAGAAACGACTTTAA